In Bacteroidota bacterium, a single window of DNA contains:
- the aroF gene encoding 3-deoxy-7-phosphoheptulonate synthase encodes MVVVLEQHATEADVERIIKVLNDFGFDVHRSTGVNQTVLGAIGVKPDFDTRQVELLPGVAHVYRVTDPFKLASRSFHPENSVFDIKGVKIGGEEIIVMAGPCSVESEKQIFAIAQHVAKHGAKFLRGGGFKPRTSPYSFQGMGEEGLKLMRRAADEFGLLVITEVMDSNQIELVEKYADVLQIGARNMQNYNFLKELGKSRKPVMLKRGLSATIEEWLMSAEYVLAGGNKQVILCERGIRTFETATRNTMDISAIPVIHAKSHLPIVADPSHGIGIRDKVTPMARASVAAGADAIMVEVHNDPDHAKSDGAQSLFPEQFDELMKQVRIIAEAIGRTVG; translated from the coding sequence ATGGTTGTTGTACTCGAGCAGCATGCTACTGAAGCGGATGTAGAGCGCATTATCAAGGTCCTCAACGATTTCGGGTTCGACGTTCACCGCTCGACGGGGGTCAATCAGACCGTGCTGGGTGCGATCGGCGTCAAGCCGGATTTCGATACGAGACAGGTGGAATTGCTGCCGGGAGTTGCGCACGTGTACCGCGTGACCGACCCGTTCAAGCTTGCCAGCCGGTCGTTCCATCCGGAGAATTCCGTCTTCGACATCAAGGGGGTGAAGATAGGCGGAGAAGAGATCATCGTCATGGCCGGCCCCTGCTCTGTCGAGAGCGAGAAGCAAATTTTTGCCATCGCACAGCATGTGGCGAAGCACGGCGCAAAATTTCTCCGCGGCGGAGGGTTCAAACCCCGCACGTCGCCGTATTCGTTCCAGGGGATGGGCGAGGAAGGGCTGAAGCTGATGCGGCGGGCCGCCGACGAGTTCGGTCTGCTGGTCATCACCGAAGTCATGGATTCGAACCAGATCGAGCTTGTCGAGAAGTATGCCGATGTTCTCCAGATCGGCGCGCGCAACATGCAGAACTATAATTTCCTGAAAGAACTCGGCAAATCCCGGAAGCCGGTCATGCTGAAGCGTGGCCTCTCGGCGACGATCGAAGAATGGCTGATGTCGGCCGAGTATGTTCTGGCGGGAGGGAACAAGCAGGTGATCCTCTGCGAGCGGGGCATCCGGACGTTCGAGACCGCAACACGCAACACGATGGACATCAGCGCGATACCGGTCATCCATGCGAAGAGCCACCTGCCGATCGTCGCCGACCCTTCGCACGGCATCGGCATCCGCGATAAAGTGACGCCGATGGCGCGCGCTTCCGTCGCCGCCGGCGCGGACGCCATTATGGTGGAAGTCCATAACGATCCCGACCACGCAAAATCGGACGGAGCGCAATCGCTCTTCCCCGAACAATTCGACGAGTTGATGAAGCAGGTGAGGATCATCGCTGAAGCGATCGGGAGAACCGTAGGATAG
- a CDS encoding four helix bundle protein, translating into MGDFMGNIAARSFEDLVVWKKAHQLVLQIYRFTGLLPANETYGLASQMRRCAISVPANIAEGFKRRGKPDKVRFMNIAQGSLEECRYYLILAKDLHYGETGMLAMMVEDVSRILEVYSNTIRKSF; encoded by the coding sequence ATGGGGGATTTTATGGGGAACATTGCAGCTCGGTCGTTTGAAGATTTGGTTGTTTGGAAGAAAGCGCATCAATTGGTTTTGCAGATTTATCGATTCACAGGCTTATTGCCTGCAAATGAAACGTATGGACTTGCTTCGCAAATGAGAAGATGTGCGATATCAGTTCCCGCAAATATTGCCGAGGGATTTAAAAGAAGAGGAAAGCCCGACAAAGTGCGTTTTATGAACATTGCTCAAGGCTCCTTAGAAGAATGCAGATACTATCTGATTCTTGCGAAAGATCTTCACTATGGAGAAACAGGAATGCTCGCTATGATGGTAGAGGATGTGAGCAGGATTCTCGAAGTATATTCGAACACTATTCGGAAAAGCTTCTGA
- the lptB gene encoding LPS export ABC transporter ATP-binding protein — protein MVLRADNLVKLYKKRAVVKDVSVNVRQGEIVGLLGPNGAGKTTTFYMIVGMIRPNGGDVYLEDKNITRLPMYKRAHAGVGYLPQEPSVFRTMTVRENILAVLQMTKLPAQAQAERCDKLLEEFGLTHLEKSKGYVLSGGERRRTEIARALATDPKFILLDEPFAGIDPIAVEEIMRIVTGLRSRGIGVLITDHNVHETLSITDRSYLLFEGKILKAGSAEFLANDPEARKLYLGESFKLDRYE, from the coding sequence ATCGTCCTGCGCGCCGACAACCTGGTGAAGCTCTATAAAAAGCGGGCTGTGGTGAAAGACGTTTCGGTGAACGTCCGGCAGGGAGAAATTGTCGGGCTGCTCGGACCGAACGGCGCGGGAAAAACGACCACATTTTACATGATCGTCGGTATGATCAGGCCGAACGGCGGAGACGTCTATCTCGAAGACAAGAATATCACGCGGCTGCCGATGTATAAGCGCGCTCATGCAGGCGTCGGCTATCTTCCCCAGGAACCGTCCGTGTTCCGGACGATGACGGTGAGAGAGAATATTCTTGCCGTGCTCCAGATGACGAAACTCCCCGCCCAGGCGCAGGCCGAGCGATGCGACAAATTGCTGGAGGAATTCGGACTCACGCATCTGGAGAAGAGCAAAGGCTACGTTCTCTCCGGGGGCGAACGGCGGCGGACGGAGATCGCGCGCGCCCTCGCGACCGACCCGAAGTTCATCTTGCTCGACGAGCCGTTCGCGGGCATCGACCCGATCGCCGTGGAGGAGATCATGAGGATCGTCACCGGTCTCCGATCGCGCGGCATCGGCGTCCTGATCACCGACCACAACGTCCACGAAACGCTCTCGATCACCGACCGCTCGTACCTGTTGTTCGAAGGGAAGATCTTGAAAGCCGGGTCCGCCGAGTTTCTGGCCAACGACCCGGAAGCAAGGAAGCTCTATCTCGGAGAGAGTTTTAAGCTGGATCGGTATGAGTAA
- a CDS encoding OstA-like protein, translating into MTRAPILLLVLLLSNAVADAQGKENIVLKNADVFVGRNVNGEDIRECTGNVHFVQGNVLVWCDRAIQHLAKNEVELMGNVRVLRDTVKLTAKHGTYDGNTKKAVCEDGVKLETSHIVLTADSGTYFTEEKKSFFRSHVCVVDSTTTIFSDELTYLEKERESIGVHNVKIVNSENHVRLFGDYLEHFDESKYSRVTEHPRLMQIDTSSKGEIDTLVVKSIVMESFDDSTKKLIATDSVAIARGPLAVRCGWARYFIQKEFMELRQDPVVWYEDNQATGDSISLFLSHNKLQRALLQGRTFALSVSDSAYPSRYNQLTGRKIEMFFEDDKLREMAVDQNAISLYYLYDGKDPNGCNRTSGDKITMSFVAGKIDMIRIVRGIEGTYYPENMVLKKENKYNLDGFELRGNRPTLDSIFPSLKNL; encoded by the coding sequence ATGACAAGGGCGCCAATACTACTTCTGGTTCTTTTACTCTCGAACGCGGTCGCGGATGCCCAGGGGAAAGAGAATATTGTCCTCAAGAATGCCGACGTCTTTGTCGGCAGGAATGTGAACGGCGAGGATATCCGCGAGTGTACCGGGAACGTTCACTTCGTGCAGGGGAACGTCCTCGTCTGGTGCGACCGGGCGATCCAGCATTTGGCAAAGAATGAAGTTGAGCTGATGGGGAACGTCAGGGTTCTCCGTGATACCGTGAAGCTGACGGCGAAGCATGGGACCTATGACGGCAACACGAAAAAGGCCGTGTGTGAGGACGGCGTGAAACTCGAGACGAGCCACATCGTGCTGACGGCCGATTCGGGGACGTACTTCACCGAAGAGAAGAAATCGTTCTTTCGTTCGCACGTCTGCGTGGTCGATTCCACGACCACGATCTTCAGCGACGAGCTGACCTATCTGGAAAAGGAGCGGGAGTCGATCGGCGTCCACAACGTGAAGATCGTGAACTCCGAAAATCATGTCCGCCTGTTCGGCGACTACCTCGAGCATTTTGACGAGTCGAAGTATTCGAGGGTCACGGAACACCCGCGGCTGATGCAGATCGACACCTCATCCAAGGGAGAGATCGACACGCTCGTCGTCAAAAGCATTGTGATGGAATCGTTCGACGACTCGACGAAGAAATTGATCGCGACCGACAGCGTGGCGATCGCCCGAGGTCCTCTGGCCGTCCGCTGCGGGTGGGCGCGGTATTTTATCCAAAAAGAGTTCATGGAATTGCGGCAGGACCCCGTCGTCTGGTACGAGGACAACCAGGCCACCGGCGATTCGATCTCGCTCTTTCTCTCGCACAATAAATTGCAGCGGGCGCTGCTGCAGGGGAGAACGTTCGCCCTCTCCGTCAGCGACAGCGCGTATCCGTCCCGCTACAACCAGCTGACCGGAAGAAAGATCGAAATGTTCTTCGAGGATGACAAGCTGCGCGAAATGGCCGTGGACCAGAATGCGATCAGCCTCTATTATCTGTACGACGGGAAAGACCCGAACGGCTGCAACAGAACGAGCGGCGACAAAATCACGATGTCGTTCGTCGCAGGGAAGATCGATATGATCCGGATCGTCAGGGGGATCGAAGGAACGTATTATCCGGAGAACATGGTCTTGAAGAAAGAGAACAAGTATAATCTTGACGGTTTCGAGCTGCGGGGGAACCGGCCGACGTTGGATTCAATTTTTCCATCTCTGAAAAATTTATGA
- the lptC gene encoding LPS export ABC transporter periplasmic protein LptC gives MVKECFVFLAASLFLFSNGCEEKIKPSVLGGVSSAALPSQESWNTTVTFTDSGTVKAILKAGHIAALETTKQTLLDSGVHVDFFDEHGVHSSVLTSRTGKVDENTNDLEADGNVVVVSDSGVVVETEKLLWDNRRQLIHSDEFVTITSPKETLQGHGFESDQNLKNYKIFKVTGSAKPQ, from the coding sequence GTGGTAAAGGAATGCTTCGTTTTTCTCGCCGCATCTCTTTTCTTGTTCTCCAACGGATGTGAGGAAAAGATCAAGCCTTCCGTCCTGGGCGGCGTCTCGAGCGCTGCCCTTCCTTCGCAGGAAAGCTGGAACACCACCGTCACGTTCACCGACTCCGGCACCGTCAAAGCGATCTTGAAGGCGGGACACATCGCCGCCCTTGAGACGACGAAGCAAACGCTGCTCGACAGCGGAGTCCACGTCGATTTCTTCGACGAGCACGGCGTACACTCGTCGGTGCTCACGTCCCGCACCGGCAAAGTGGACGAGAACACCAACGACCTCGAAGCGGACGGAAATGTCGTGGTCGTTTCGGACAGCGGCGTCGTGGTCGAAACGGAGAAACTTTTATGGGATAACCGGCGCCAGCTGATCCATTCGGACGAGTTCGTGACGATCACCTCCCCGAAGGAAACTTTGCAGGGGCACGGATTTGAGTCCGACCAGAATTTGAAAAATTACAAGATCTTTAAGGTCACCGGCTCGGCAAAGCCGCAATAA
- a CDS encoding KpsF/GutQ family sugar-phosphate isomerase yields MNTPSFEIEKGKHVIRVEAQSLAALVDKIDETFEQAVKVIFEAKGRIVVTGMGKSGIIARKIVATMNSTGTPAIFLHPSDAVHGDLGMVRKEDVVVCLSKSGETQEISNLIPMFKRIQVPVIAMLGRVNSSIARQSDVVLDISVEEEACPHDLAPTSSTTAALAMGDALAITLLEKRNFSKEDFAMFHPGGNLGKQLLLKIEELMTGGAAVPTVPLTASLKDTIIEMTTKRLGATCVVDAEGILKGVITDGDLRRLLQKTTDVSAVTAEQVMTRNPKTILFGALAAAALQEMETFKITQLIIVDRSHRPVGMVHIHELVKAGLASQERG; encoded by the coding sequence ATGAATACTCCATCGTTTGAAATTGAAAAGGGGAAGCACGTCATCCGCGTGGAAGCGCAGTCGTTGGCCGCGCTCGTCGACAAGATCGACGAAACGTTCGAACAGGCCGTCAAGGTCATTTTCGAAGCGAAGGGGCGGATCGTCGTGACGGGGATGGGGAAGTCGGGGATCATCGCGCGCAAGATCGTTGCGACGATGAACTCGACCGGCACACCGGCCATTTTTCTTCATCCTTCGGATGCCGTCCACGGCGACCTGGGAATGGTGCGGAAAGAGGACGTCGTGGTTTGTCTCTCGAAGAGCGGCGAGACGCAGGAGATCTCGAACCTGATACCGATGTTCAAGCGGATCCAGGTGCCGGTCATTGCCATGCTCGGGCGCGTCAACTCGTCCATCGCACGCCAATCGGACGTGGTCCTCGATATTTCAGTGGAAGAGGAGGCCTGTCCGCACGACCTGGCTCCGACGTCGTCGACGACGGCCGCTCTGGCGATGGGGGACGCTCTTGCCATCACGCTCCTGGAAAAAAGAAATTTCAGCAAAGAAGATTTTGCGATGTTCCATCCGGGGGGGAACCTCGGCAAGCAGCTCCTCCTGAAGATCGAAGAGCTGATGACCGGCGGGGCCGCTGTCCCTACGGTGCCCCTCACGGCGAGTTTGAAGGATACGATCATCGAAATGACCACGAAACGGCTCGGCGCGACGTGCGTTGTCGATGCGGAGGGAATTCTCAAAGGCGTGATCACGGACGGCGACCTTCGCAGGCTTCTGCAAAAAACGACCGACGTCTCCGCGGTGACTGCGGAGCAGGTCATGACGCGCAATCCAAAAACGATTTTGTTCGGCGCTCTTGCCGCCGCGGCCCTTCAGGAAATGGAAACGTTCAAGATCACGCAGCTGATCATCGTCGACCGCAGCCATCGCCCTGTCGGCATGGTGCATATCCATGAACTGGTGAAGGCAGGCCTGGCGTCACAGGAACGAGGATAG
- the kdsA gene encoding 3-deoxy-8-phosphooctulonate synthase, with protein MKTVTISSISIGGSNPLVLIAGPCVVESREMVLSTAEKIKEITSRLGIPFIFKSSYKKANRTSVRGFTGIGIDEALKILAEIKKGLAVPILTDVHSVEEVHAAAQVADVLQIPAFLCRQTDLLVAAGRTGKAVNIKKGQFLAPEDMRHPVEKVASTENEKILVTERGATFGYHNLVVDMRGLPIMRSLGYPVVLDATHSVQLPSNDSGQSGGQPQYIFPIMRAGVAVGIDGLFVETHPEPAKALSDAASQLPLSRLEELLAQAKAIDSLVKKNGWS; from the coding sequence ATGAAAACGGTAACAATTTCTTCAATTTCCATCGGCGGAAGCAATCCTTTGGTGCTGATTGCCGGTCCCTGCGTCGTCGAAAGCCGGGAGATGGTTCTATCCACCGCGGAAAAGATCAAAGAGATCACATCGCGGCTTGGCATCCCTTTCATCTTCAAATCGTCATACAAAAAGGCGAACCGGACGAGCGTCAGAGGATTTACCGGAATCGGCATTGATGAGGCGTTAAAAATTTTAGCGGAGATAAAGAAAGGGCTTGCCGTTCCGATACTGACAGATGTCCATTCGGTCGAAGAGGTCCATGCCGCAGCCCAGGTCGCCGATGTTCTTCAGATCCCGGCATTTCTTTGCCGTCAAACAGACCTTTTGGTTGCGGCAGGGAGGACGGGGAAGGCGGTGAACATCAAGAAAGGCCAATTCCTTGCCCCCGAAGATATGAGGCATCCCGTGGAAAAGGTCGCTTCGACAGAAAATGAAAAAATTCTTGTGACCGAGCGGGGAGCGACGTTCGGTTACCACAACCTTGTCGTCGATATGCGCGGCTTGCCGATAATGCGCTCGCTCGGTTATCCCGTTGTCCTGGACGCGACGCATTCAGTCCAACTTCCCAGCAACGACAGCGGGCAGAGCGGCGGACAGCCGCAGTATATCTTTCCGATCATGCGCGCCGGCGTGGCGGTGGGGATCGACGGATTATTTGTCGAGACGCATCCCGAGCCTGCCAAAGCGCTCAGCGATGCGGCAAGCCAGCTTCCGCTTTCACGCCTGGAAGAATTGCTCGCCCAGGCGAAGGCGATCGATTCCCTTGTGAAAAAGAACGGATGGTCGTGA
- a CDS encoding DUF92 domain-containing protein, which translates to MHLLSPPTNSEWLSFSLLLFGLTSFIVLAEGVRKALRWSPEVTRKLVHISTGILIFFAPRIFVSGIPAILLAVIFIVVNFAAIEFGLLKGMHGTNRRSYGTVYYPLSFLILVLLCWDSMPQLISASILVLGLGDAAAAIVGENLRSPHNYALTSDKKSLEGSFAMFATTFLIVVVVLETMSGLMMNAQLSRSLHLSHHVASVLIAFAVSLFATAWEAISSKGLDNLAIPLSTAFVLHYCLSPLPHHVPVQFIAGVVLALVFAAISFSLRFLSASGSVATFILAAIVFGSGGWQWTIPILAFFLLSSLLSKLGKKRKAAFQLMFEKSDTRDAGQVAANGGAAGIIILFWYFFPGYPGWYALYLASLAAVTADTWGTEIGLLAKGSPRSITTLKKAETGTSGAVSIAGIAGGALGALFIALSGSVWLAGDVLIRAFVLIVVSGIAGSLADSFLGATLQARYQCDVCRKMTERTTHCDTPAQLAGGVRWVNNDVVNWVCAIAGPFFFLLMFSVPM; encoded by the coding sequence ATGCACCTTCTTTCTCCGCCGACGAATTCCGAGTGGCTGTCTTTTTCTCTCCTCTTGTTTGGACTGACGTCCTTCATCGTCCTTGCGGAAGGGGTGAGGAAGGCGCTCCGCTGGTCCCCCGAAGTAACGCGGAAACTGGTCCATATCTCCACCGGCATCCTGATCTTCTTCGCTCCCCGGATATTCGTGTCGGGCATTCCGGCGATCCTCCTGGCTGTGATCTTCATCGTCGTTAATTTTGCCGCCATAGAGTTCGGCCTGTTGAAAGGGATGCACGGGACAAACAGACGGTCGTACGGGACGGTGTACTATCCCCTTTCATTTTTGATCCTTGTGTTGTTGTGCTGGGACTCGATGCCTCAGCTTATTTCTGCGTCGATCCTCGTGCTCGGATTGGGGGACGCCGCGGCGGCCATCGTCGGCGAGAACCTTCGTTCGCCTCACAACTATGCTCTGACAAGCGACAAAAAGTCTCTCGAAGGTTCGTTCGCAATGTTTGCAACAACATTTCTGATTGTTGTCGTCGTTCTTGAGACGATGTCCGGGCTTATGATGAATGCTCAACTTTCCCGCTCGCTTCATCTGTCGCATCATGTTGCCTCGGTCCTTATTGCTTTTGCCGTTTCGCTTTTTGCGACTGCATGGGAAGCGATCTCCTCAAAGGGCCTGGACAACCTTGCGATCCCGCTTTCGACGGCGTTCGTTCTTCATTATTGTCTTTCACCGCTTCCGCACCATGTACCCGTCCAGTTTATCGCCGGCGTCGTGCTTGCACTGGTGTTCGCGGCCATTTCGTTCTCGCTCCGCTTCTTATCGGCCAGCGGGAGCGTGGCGACATTCATTCTTGCCGCGATAGTTTTCGGATCGGGGGGATGGCAATGGACCATCCCTATCCTGGCATTCTTTCTTCTCTCGAGCCTGCTTTCAAAACTCGGCAAGAAAAGAAAAGCGGCCTTCCAACTGATGTTCGAAAAAAGCGATACCCGGGATGCGGGGCAGGTTGCGGCGAACGGCGGTGCCGCGGGAATCATCATTCTGTTCTGGTATTTCTTTCCGGGATATCCCGGATGGTACGCGCTGTATCTTGCGTCGCTCGCCGCGGTGACTGCGGATACGTGGGGGACAGAGATCGGTCTGTTGGCAAAAGGATCTCCCCGCTCGATCACGACCTTGAAAAAAGCAGAAACCGGCACGAGCGGAGCCGTCTCCATCGCCGGAATCGCTGGAGGAGCGCTCGGAGCACTCTTCATTGCGTTGAGCGGATCCGTTTGGCTGGCCGGCGATGTACTCATCCGTGCGTTCGTGTTGATTGTTGTGTCGGGGATAGCTGGTTCGCTTGCGGACAGTTTTCTTGGAGCAACGCTTCAGGCAAGGTATCAGTGTGACGTGTGCAGGAAGATGACGGAGCGGACAACACATTGCGATACGCCCGCGCAGCTCGCCGGGGGTGTACGATGGGTGAACAATGATGTTGTGAACTGGGTTTGCGCAATTGCCGGCCCCTTCTTTTTCCTCCTGATGTTCTCTGTACCAATGTAG